DNA from Lactobacillus johnsonii:
CTGACTGGCAATATGATTTGTCTGCTAGATGTTTGCAACTAGCTGTTAAAGACTTGGCGAATGCTTGGAAGAACTTCTTTGATAAAGCTCAGCCTGATTGGGGAACACCTAGTTTTAAATCAAAAAAGGCTCCCAGACAAGGCTTTAAAACTGACAGAGCTAAGATTGTTAATGGCAAGCTTCGCCTTGATAAACCAAGAAGCATCTCAAAAGAGTTTTGGTTTGATCTAGTAAGTTATGAGTCTTTAAAGATGAGTGAAGTCAAAGTAGTAAGTATCTTCAAAGAAAAAGGGAGCTATTATGCGGCTTTGCCTTATGAAGAAGAGGTTTCAGGTAAAGCTAAAACTCATCAAGAGACAGCAGTTGATGTTAATGTTGGTCATTTTAACTATACCGAGGGGCAAATCAAGGTTTTACCAGCTAAATTGCAAAAGCTTTATAAGCGTATCAAACATTATCAAAGAGTCTTAGCACGTAAAAGAGAAGTTAACGGTAAGTTAGCTATTAAATCAAATAATTATTTTGCAGTGAGAACCAAACTGCAAAAAGATTATCGCAAAGGAGCCAACATTCAAAACGATCTGTTACAAAAATTTACTACTAAGCTCGTGGATAATTACGACCAAATTGTAGTTGAAGACTTAGCAGTCAAAGAAATGATGATGACACATGTAGCTTCCAAAGGTATGCAGCGATCATTATTTAGTAAATTCAGGCAGATCTTAACTTACAAGTGTGATTGGTATGGCAAAGAATTGATCTTGGCTGATAAAAGATACCCATCAACTCAAAGATGTGCTAAATGCGGTTATGTCAAAAAAGGTGATGAAAAAATCACTTTGCAAGGCAATAAAAAGCATGGTACAAAGCATAATGAGTATATTTGTTATCAGTGCGGCTATAGTAATGATCGAGATGAAAATGCGGTTTTAAACCTTTTAGCTTTAGCAAAATAAAGAAAATAAATGGGGCTGGCTAGGCCCTTAAACTGTAAGAGCTGGTCAATGTGATTACTCCTATTTGGAATATCAGAACACTAGTGAAGACGACAGTAAATGAAACAAAGAAAGGAAAAATATATCTTTCTGATATGTAGAAAATTCGTATTCTTCTACATATTTCTATGTTTTGTATAGCAGACATGGATGAGTAAAATTATTATTGGACGCTATATTCCTGGTAATTCTATCGTTTATAAAATGGATCCTCGAGGAAAGATCATTGCAACATTTTTATTTATTGTTATTATCTTTCTGGCTAATAATTGGTTGTCCTACTTCTTTTTAACAATATTTACTTTACTTGCTGTTTGGGCAACAAAATTAAAGCCTAAAGTGTTTTGGGATGGAGTAAAACCATTAATTTGGTTAATTCTATTTACTTCAGTTTTGCAATTATTTTTTACTACAGGTGGAAGAGTTTACTGGCAGTGGGGAATCTTTAACATTAGTGAATATGGTATTCAGAATTCTATTTTTATCTTTATTCGTTTTGTAATGATTATTCTGATTTCGACAGTTCTTACTTTGACGACCACATCATTAGAAATTGCAGATGGAATGGAATGGATATTAAAACCTCTTGGTTACCTAAAAGTTCCAGTAGCTCAAATTGCTCTGGTAATGTCTATTGCTCTTCGTTTTGTGCCGACTTTATTAGACCAAGCTGTGCGAATTATGAATGCTCAGAGAGCACGTGGAGCCGATTTTAATAGTGGTGGTTTAATTAAGAGAATTCATTCGATTATTCCAATTTTAATTCCCTTATTTATTAGTTCCTTAACTGTTGCAATTGATTTGGCTACGGCTATGGAAGCAAGAGGTTATCGAGAAGGGGCAAAAAGGACCCGCTATCGCGTTTTAAAGTGGTCAAAGTATGATTGGGTTAACTTAGGCTATTTCGCGCTATTGACGCTAATTTTATTACTTACAAGGACGTATTAATTAATGACTACAAGATATAAATTAACCATGGCCTATGATGGTCATCTTTTTCATGGGTTTCAAATTCAACCGAATGAACGAACTGTCCAAGGTGTGATTGAAGAAGCATTAAAAAAGATGACTAAAGGAAAAAGAGTGGTAGTGCACGGATCTGGAAGAACCGATGCTGGTGTTCATGCTAAAGGACAAGTTATTCACTTTGATTATCCTGGAAAAGAAATCCCAGCTAAGAATATGATGTTTGCTTTAAATGCCCTCATGCCGATTGACACAGTTTTCTTTGAAAGTGAAATTGTTGATGAAGATTTTCATGTTCAATATTCAACTAAGGGAAAATGGTATCGATATGTAGTGGATCAACATCGTTTTACAGATCCTTTTAATCGCTTTTATACCGGGCATTATCCATATCCTTTAGATATTTCGCTAATGCAGCAAGCAGCTAAAGATTTGATTGGGGAGCACGATTTTACTAGTTTTGCTGCTAGCGGTGGACAAATTGTGGATAAGGTGCGAACAATTTACTATGTGAATATTACGCCAGACTCAGATAAAAAACAGATCATTTTTGATTTTATTGGAAATGGCTTTTTATATAACATGGTAAGAATCCTAGTTGGAACTTTGTTAGAAATAGGCAATAAAAAAAGACCTGTTGACGATATACCAAGAGTTTTAAAGGCGAAAGACCGACAAGAAGTTCGAACTACTGCACCAGCCAGTGGATTATATTTACAACATGTTTTTTATGAAGATATTCCTAAAAAATATCGATTAGATCTTAAAAAAGATTGACTTTTTGGGCAAAACGACGTAAATTAATATACGTATGTTTGTCCACGATAGGCCCCGGAAACTTATTGTTTGTCAAACAGAAGAAAAACGGAGGAATTTAAAGTGCGTACTACCCCATTAGCTAAAACTAGTGATATTAAACGTAAGTGGTATGTTATCGATGCGACTGATGTTTCACTTGGTCGTTTATCAACTGCTGTAGCATCAATTTTAAGAGGTAAGAACAAGCCTCAATATACACCAAATGTTGATACTGGTGATTATGTTATTGTTGTTAACGCAGCTAAATTGAAGTTGACTGGTAAAAAAGCAACTGATAAGATCTACTACCGCCACTCAGATTACCGTGGTGGTTTAAGAGCTACTCCTGCCGGTGAATTATTAGCTAAGAACCCAGTAAGATTAGTTGAATTATCTGTAAAAGGCATGTTGCCAAAGAATACTCTTGGTCACCAAGAATTCATGAAGATGCATGTTTACGCTGGTGAAGACCACGAACACGCAGCACAAAAGCCTGAAAAGTTAGACATCAACGAATTAATCTAGGAGGTTTTAAATAATGGCACAACAAGCAGCTTACGCTGGAACTGGTCGTCGTAAAGATTCTGTTGCCCGCGTACGTTTAGTACCAGGTAACGGTCAAATTACCATTAACAAAGAAGACGTAACTAAGTACATTCCATACCCTAACTTGGTTCAAGATATGAAGCAACCATTAGCATTAACTGAAACTGAAGGTCAATACGACATTTTAGTTAACGTTAACGGTGGTGGTTTCTCAGGACAAGCTGGTGCAATTCGTTTAGGTATTGCACGTGCACTTCTTGAAGTTGACCCAGATTTCCGTGGTCCTCTTAAGAAGGCTGGCATGTTAACTCGTGACCCAAGAATGAAGGAAAGAAAGAAGCCAGGTTTGAAGAAAGCCCGCAAAGCTTCACAATTCTCAAAGCGTTAATATTTTATATTACGTTTTATGCAAAAGACATCTCGAAAGGGATGTCTTTTTTGTGTGATTTTTTTCAATTTTTTGTAGTTATTTAAATATTGTAAAAATAGTAATTAGTATAAATTTTGTAATCATGTATAATTAAGCTATCTTTATGTTTTGGAGAATGTGGATTATGGCTACTTTTGATGAACTGGTTGATCAAGTTAATAATAATTTAGATAAACAACGTGATAGAGGGACTGCATTTGAAAAAATGGTAGTAGCTTATCTTAAAAATGAGCCCGCTTATAAGCAAAAATTTCAAGATGTTTGGATGCTGAATGAAGTTCCAGAAGAGTATCATATTTCTAAAAAAGATATAGGTGTTGATATTGTAGCTAAAGATTACGATGGTAACTTAACTGCTGTACAAGCTAAATTTTATAAAGGCAAGGTTGGTAAAGCAGAAATAGATTCATTTGTTGCAGAAGCAGGGAAAAATGTTTATTCTGCTGGGATCATAGTTTCTTCTACTGATAAGTGGAATAAAAATGCAAAAGCTACATTAGAAGATACAACTAAGCCTTTTAGTATTATTGGATTAAGTCAATTACGTCATGCACATTTTAGTTGGCAAAAATTTAATTTTGCAAAAGAAAATACAGATCTTTCTAATAAAGTAATTAAAAAAATAAGAGACTATCAAAATATAGCAATAAATAAATCATTAGAATACTTTAAAGAGCATGATCGAGGTAAATTGATTATGGCTCCAGGAACTGGCAAGACTTTTACTAGTTTAAAGATTGCCGAGGCTTTGATGAAAAAACAAGGAAAAAAACAATTTAATGTTTTATATCTTGTTCCAAGTATTCAATTATTATCTCAAACTCTTTTTGGCTGGAATGCTGACGTCTCTGAAGATATCCACATGACATCACTTTCTGTTGTTTCTGATACCAAAGCTAATAAAAAGAAAAATAAAGATGATGACGATTTAGGCGCTAGAGAAATTGGATTTGAACCAACTACAAAAGTTGAAGACTTAATTAATCACTATAAATTAATTGAAAGTAATAATCTTCCTAACGATATGAGAGTTGTTTTTAGTACTTATCAATCTATTGATGTACTTAAGCAAGCGCAGAAGGCTGATTTTCCTGAATTTGATTTAATTATTGCTGATGAAGCACATAGAACTACTGGAGCAATCGCCGAAAGAGAAGGAGATAGTACTTTTACTGAAGTTCATTCAAATCACAATATAAAAGGAAAGATAAGACTATATCAAACTGCAACGCCAAAAATCTATGATCAAAATGCAAAAAAGAAGGCTAAAGAAAATAGTATTGTTGTATCTTCAATGGATGATAAATCTATTTATGGAGAAGAAATCTATAGATTAGGCTTTGGAGAAGCAGTTGAACGCGGCATTTTAACTGACTATAAAGTTTCTGTCTTAGCAGTTAGTGAATCTTATATTAATAAAGACATGCAAACACTCTTATCATCAGATAATCAATTGAAAGTTGATGATATTGGGAAGATTATTGGTGTTTGGAATGCCATGGTTAAAAGAAACGGTATTACTGATGAAATTAACGGTGCACCTTTAAAACGTGCTATTGCTTTTACAGATACTATTAAGCACTCAAAGGTGATTTCCGAAGAATTTAATCAAGTGGTGAATGAATATCTTGATACTCAATCAACTGAAAGCTTTAAAGTTGATGTACACCATGTTGATGGTGGATTGAATGCTCTTGAAAAAGAAGAACAAATTGACTGGCTAGGAAATAATGATATTGAGGAAAACCATGCTAGAGTTTTATCAAATGTCAGATTCTTAACTGAAGGTATAGATGTACCAAATCTTGATGCTATTATTTTCTTTAGTCCTAAAAAATCACAAGTAGATATTGTTCAAGCTGTCGGACGTATTATGCGTAAAGCAGAAAATAAACAATATGGTTATATTATTTTACCTATTGTGGTTGCGGATGGCTCTGATCCTCATTTAGCTTTAGATAATGATAAAAAGTATAAACAGGTATGGCAGGTACTTAATGCTTTACGATCAACTGATGAAAGATTTGATGCTGAAGTAAATACATTAGACTTAAATAAAAATAAGTCGAAAAGAATAGATTTTATTGGTGTTGATTCAAGTCCAGATCAACCTGTTAAAGAAGATGTGTTTAATGAACATGGATCAGAACAATTGGAACTTCCGTTAGATTGGAAAGAAATGCGTAATGCATTCTATGGGAAGGTTGTTCAACATGTTGGTGATAGAAGATATCTTGAAGATTGGTCTAAAGATGTAGCAGATATTGCCAAGATATATGTCCGTAGAATTAATGATTTGATTGATAGTAATCAAGGTGCAAAATTAGCCTTTGATAAGTTTCTAAAGTCATTGCGTTACAACATTAATGATTCAATTGATCAAGAACAAGCAGTAGAAATGCTAGCACAACACTTAATCACTGAGCCTGTATTTAATGCTTTATTTAGTGATTATGATTTTGTGAGAAATAATGCTGTTTCAAAGGCTATGAGTGATATTATTTCTGCCTTTAAAGTCTTTGGTTTTGCTAAAGAGCAAGAACAATTGAAGCCATTCTATGA
Protein-coding regions in this window:
- a CDS encoding RNA-guided endonuclease InsQ/TnpB family protein yields the protein MIKTQVVKLKVNKTMQKHLDALCDYRRYCWNKGLETWQLMYEAHSLNKQDNLSPNERRVRDELVANKADWQYDLSARCLQLAVKDLANAWKNFFDKAQPDWGTPSFKSKKAPRQGFKTDRAKIVNGKLRLDKPRSISKEFWFDLVSYESLKMSEVKVVSIFKEKGSYYAALPYEEEVSGKAKTHQETAVDVNVGHFNYTEGQIKVLPAKLQKLYKRIKHYQRVLARKREVNGKLAIKSNNYFAVRTKLQKDYRKGANIQNDLLQKFTTKLVDNYDQIVVEDLAVKEMMMTHVASKGMQRSLFSKFRQILTYKCDWYGKELILADKRYPSTQRCAKCGYVKKGDEKITLQGNKKHGTKHNEYICYQCGYSNDRDENAVLNLLALAK
- a CDS encoding energy-coupling factor transporter transmembrane component T family protein, which produces MSKIIIGRYIPGNSIVYKMDPRGKIIATFLFIVIIFLANNWLSYFFLTIFTLLAVWATKLKPKVFWDGVKPLIWLILFTSVLQLFFTTGGRVYWQWGIFNISEYGIQNSIFIFIRFVMIILISTVLTLTTTSLEIADGMEWILKPLGYLKVPVAQIALVMSIALRFVPTLLDQAVRIMNAQRARGADFNSGGLIKRIHSIIPILIPLFISSLTVAIDLATAMEARGYREGAKRTRYRVLKWSKYDWVNLGYFALLTLILLLTRTY
- the truA gene encoding tRNA pseudouridine(38-40) synthase TruA — protein: MTTRYKLTMAYDGHLFHGFQIQPNERTVQGVIEEALKKMTKGKRVVVHGSGRTDAGVHAKGQVIHFDYPGKEIPAKNMMFALNALMPIDTVFFESEIVDEDFHVQYSTKGKWYRYVVDQHRFTDPFNRFYTGHYPYPLDISLMQQAAKDLIGEHDFTSFAASGGQIVDKVRTIYYVNITPDSDKKQIIFDFIGNGFLYNMVRILVGTLLEIGNKKRPVDDIPRVLKAKDRQEVRTTAPASGLYLQHVFYEDIPKKYRLDLKKD
- the rplM gene encoding 50S ribosomal protein L13; the encoded protein is MRTTPLAKTSDIKRKWYVIDATDVSLGRLSTAVASILRGKNKPQYTPNVDTGDYVIVVNAAKLKLTGKKATDKIYYRHSDYRGGLRATPAGELLAKNPVRLVELSVKGMLPKNTLGHQEFMKMHVYAGEDHEHAAQKPEKLDINELI
- the rpsI gene encoding 30S ribosomal protein S9, with product MAQQAAYAGTGRRKDSVARVRLVPGNGQITINKEDVTKYIPYPNLVQDMKQPLALTETEGQYDILVNVNGGGFSGQAGAIRLGIARALLEVDPDFRGPLKKAGMLTRDPRMKERKKPGLKKARKASQFSKR
- a CDS encoding type ISP restriction/modification enzyme — protein: MATFDELVDQVNNNLDKQRDRGTAFEKMVVAYLKNEPAYKQKFQDVWMLNEVPEEYHISKKDIGVDIVAKDYDGNLTAVQAKFYKGKVGKAEIDSFVAEAGKNVYSAGIIVSSTDKWNKNAKATLEDTTKPFSIIGLSQLRHAHFSWQKFNFAKENTDLSNKVIKKIRDYQNIAINKSLEYFKEHDRGKLIMAPGTGKTFTSLKIAEALMKKQGKKQFNVLYLVPSIQLLSQTLFGWNADVSEDIHMTSLSVVSDTKANKKKNKDDDDLGAREIGFEPTTKVEDLINHYKLIESNNLPNDMRVVFSTYQSIDVLKQAQKADFPEFDLIIADEAHRTTGAIAEREGDSTFTEVHSNHNIKGKIRLYQTATPKIYDQNAKKKAKENSIVVSSMDDKSIYGEEIYRLGFGEAVERGILTDYKVSVLAVSESYINKDMQTLLSSDNQLKVDDIGKIIGVWNAMVKRNGITDEINGAPLKRAIAFTDTIKHSKVISEEFNQVVNEYLDTQSTESFKVDVHHVDGGLNALEKEEQIDWLGNNDIEENHARVLSNVRFLTEGIDVPNLDAIIFFSPKKSQVDIVQAVGRIMRKAENKQYGYIILPIVVADGSDPHLALDNDKKYKQVWQVLNALRSTDERFDAEVNTLDLNKNKSKRIDFIGVDSSPDQPVKEDVFNEHGSEQLELPLDWKEMRNAFYGKVVQHVGDRRYLEDWSKDVADIAKIYVRRINDLIDSNQGAKLAFDKFLKSLRYNINDSIDQEQAVEMLAQHLITEPVFNALFSDYDFVRNNAVSKAMSDIISAFKVFGFAKEQEQLKPFYESVQLRASGIDNVQGKQKFIIQLYDNFFKTAFPRVTELMGIVFTPVEVVDFIIHSVDWALNKYFGKSLASKNVHILDPFTGTGTFITRTLYYLKQQMDEGKITYDDILRKYMHELHANEIVLLSYYIAAINIEAVFDEVNGPDRGYKPFEGIVLTDTFESTERQNTLDDDMFGENDKRLKKQQEVPITAIISNPPYSVGQKNANDDNQNVHYLKLEEQIEKSYVKQSHSKLSMSVYDSYIKAFRWASDRIKNKGIIGFITNNGFLDSNSTDGFRASLYQEFNYLYVFNLRGAIRGKVGIGAKKEGQNIFDILTGVSISILVKDGSDEHEIFYHDIGDYISKKNKLDIIKNLFSIKNISWNSLKPDQNNDWLNKRDPNYQKYAPIANDLNSPFFINAMGVKTNRDIWVSGFSREKVKCNSKELIDNYNFEVTKSGGLGEKTTMRDPKKIKWSTNLERDFKRGIHLKFDPLNLRIQMYRPFTKKWLMYDKNIVERPGKYLNKWGKNNKVILSSGRGANKDFSVFVSNCVPCMDLLEKTQGFMRFNNEDNSDELIKINKDNITDSFAKKIGLNKDDTFTYIYGLLNSKDFQGKYANDLKKDLARIPIVRNKEKYVEIGKNLMDIHLNYEEVPVYENVEISYIGEPNYQVKKMKFAKKRSKNGKLEKDRSSIIFNDSITISNIPEKAYEYIVNGKSAIEWIMDQYQVKTDKKSGITDDPNDYSDDPKYIFNLLLRIINVSIQTVDLINQLPKLEIEE